The Legionella sp. PATHC032 genome has a window encoding:
- a CDS encoding NAD(P)/FAD-dependent oxidoreductase produces the protein MQEIDVLIIGAGAAGLMCAIEASKRKRKVFVLDHANKAGKKILMSGGGRCNFTNYYVEPNKYFSHNPHFFKSALSRYTQWDFIDLVNKHKIPFHEKTLGQLFCDNKSKDIVDMLLKECGQYGATIYLNTVIEKIQKTNDYSFKISTTKGRFHCHSVVIATGGLSIPTMGASPFAYKIAEQFDIKVWPTRAGLVPFTLDVFEKDRLSVLSGIGIDSLVNNERKQFREHILFTHRGLSGPAILQLSSYWHPGESICINLLPEHNLLESLKTARVEVPHKQLNSVLSMHLPKRIIEVFIPQKLSEKKLADTSNKDLQTISHLLQNWVVKPNGTEGYRTAEVTVGGIDCHAISSKTMEANNVPGLYFIGEAMDVTGWLGGYNFQWAWSSGWAAGQVV, from the coding sequence ATGCAAGAAATTGATGTCCTTATCATTGGCGCTGGTGCTGCAGGCCTGATGTGCGCTATTGAAGCAAGCAAGCGTAAAAGAAAAGTGTTCGTCCTGGATCATGCCAATAAAGCCGGGAAAAAGATACTCATGTCAGGTGGTGGTCGTTGTAATTTTACCAATTACTACGTTGAACCCAACAAATATTTTTCCCACAACCCCCATTTTTTCAAATCAGCCTTATCACGTTACACTCAATGGGATTTTATTGACCTGGTTAACAAACATAAAATTCCTTTTCATGAAAAAACATTAGGACAATTATTTTGCGATAATAAATCCAAAGACATCGTTGATATGTTGCTTAAAGAATGTGGGCAATATGGGGCGACAATTTATTTAAATACTGTAATAGAAAAAATACAAAAAACCAACGACTATTCTTTCAAGATTAGTACGACAAAAGGGAGGTTTCATTGTCATTCTGTGGTCATTGCAACTGGTGGACTATCTATTCCCACAATGGGCGCGAGCCCCTTTGCCTATAAAATTGCAGAACAGTTCGATATTAAGGTATGGCCAACCAGAGCTGGTCTGGTACCGTTTACATTGGATGTCTTCGAAAAGGATAGATTATCCGTCCTGTCGGGAATAGGTATTGATAGCCTGGTCAATAATGAAAGAAAGCAATTTCGTGAACATATCTTATTTACCCATCGGGGGCTGAGTGGCCCCGCTATCCTGCAACTCTCGTCCTACTGGCATCCCGGTGAAAGTATATGCATTAATTTGTTACCTGAACATAACCTGCTGGAAAGTTTGAAAACAGCCCGAGTAGAGGTGCCGCATAAACAATTAAACTCTGTATTATCGATGCACTTACCCAAACGAATTATTGAAGTATTTATTCCTCAAAAACTGAGTGAAAAAAAACTGGCTGACACTTCTAATAAAGATTTGCAAACAATTTCCCACTTGTTGCAGAATTGGGTAGTGAAACCCAATGGTACAGAAGGCTACCGTACCGCAGAGGTTACGGTTGGTGGAATAGACTGTCATGCTATTTCATCAAAAACCATGGAAGCCAACAATGTACCAGGCCTATATTTCATTGGCGAAGCCATGGATGTGACGGGGTGGTTAGGTGGGTATAATTTTCAGTGGGCATGGTCTTCCGGCTGGGCTGCCGGGCAAGTAGTGTAA
- the lptF gene encoding LPS export ABC transporter permease LptF, translating to MIIFRYLTKEVFLTLIALTAILVLIFMSNQFIQYLNRAASGSIPGFVIMKLLMLELPNLMGLLLPLGFYVALLLAYGRLYAESEMTVLRACGYGPKQLLKHSFVMATVVLVVVAVVMIWASPVIAVERTKLIRSTGIKTLIQTIMPGRFHAINSGQQIFYVQSMNRDHSQAEQIFMAKHSVQDNKLLWDVLWADKAFAEVNPQTGEEYIVLQNGKEYQGVPGHADYQIAEFASYKSKLPNPTVVMNDDARTAKTRNLWPLNNQDLKKAAELQWRISIPLMVLTLTLVAVPLSRVSPRSGKYSKLLPAIIIYIFYANFMFVSRDAIATGKIPWWIGMWWVHLIVAILGIILIWRNQVKLA from the coding sequence GTGATTATTTTTCGTTATTTGACTAAAGAAGTGTTTCTCACTTTAATCGCATTAACCGCGATATTAGTTCTTATTTTCATGAGTAATCAATTCATACAATATTTAAATCGCGCTGCATCTGGTTCAATTCCTGGTTTTGTGATTATGAAGCTGTTGATGTTGGAATTGCCAAATTTAATGGGCTTGTTATTGCCTCTGGGATTTTATGTCGCCCTTTTATTGGCGTATGGCCGGTTATATGCCGAAAGTGAAATGACTGTTCTGCGAGCTTGTGGTTATGGCCCTAAGCAATTACTGAAACATAGCTTTGTCATGGCTACTGTTGTGTTAGTAGTCGTTGCTGTCGTAATGATTTGGGCAAGTCCTGTGATTGCTGTTGAACGCACCAAGTTAATACGTTCTACTGGAATCAAAACTTTAATTCAAACTATTATGCCAGGGCGCTTTCATGCGATTAATAGTGGTCAGCAAATCTTTTATGTGCAATCCATGAATCGTGATCATTCCCAGGCAGAACAGATATTCATGGCAAAACATAGCGTTCAGGATAATAAGCTGTTATGGGATGTGTTATGGGCAGATAAAGCATTTGCTGAGGTTAATCCTCAAACAGGCGAGGAATACATCGTGCTGCAAAATGGCAAGGAATACCAAGGTGTTCCTGGTCATGCCGATTACCAGATTGCTGAATTTGCGAGCTATAAATCCAAATTGCCCAATCCTACTGTTGTCATGAATGATGATGCTCGCACTGCAAAAACCAGAAATTTATGGCCTTTGAACAATCAGGATTTGAAAAAGGCCGCTGAATTACAGTGGCGTATTTCTATCCCCTTAATGGTTCTGACTTTGACTTTGGTTGCTGTTCCGCTCAGCCGTGTCAGCCCTCGCTCTGGAAAATATTCGAAACTTTTGCCCGCGATTATCATTTATATTTTTTACGCTAATTTTATGTTTGTTTCTCGTGATGCGATTGCTACCGGGAAAATTCCCTGGTGGATAGGGATGTGGTGGGTACACTTGATCGTTGCTATTCTTGGCATCATCCTAATTTGGCGAAATCAGGTGAAGCTTGCATGA
- the lptG gene encoding LPS export ABC transporter permease LptG, with the protein MSRKILDRYIAKTVLSAIGLVTLMLVGLQIFILFVNQIDDLGRADYGIVQASVFVLLQMPYQVYLFFPIASLLGCLIGLGVLANHSELVVMRAAGISIGQITGAVLKASLIVILLITSLGETVVPVMAHYANEYKVSALTGGQALLTPRGVWVRNGNDFVSIASVTRENTLRYVNQFRFDNQHHLKLARQISEVKYVNNSWIAYDVKQTEFGEDHTKAYHFDALPWDVPVKPEILKITGANPDEMTLRELKRYLREQQRNHQNVSNYKFAFFQRITQPLNTMVMMILSIPFIFGPLRSSTMGSKLLVGAMVGFGFHILNRFFGPVSIVFQWPPELAAFSPTLIFSLIGIYLMRRVR; encoded by the coding sequence ATGAGTAGAAAAATACTTGATCGTTATATTGCCAAAACAGTTTTATCTGCAATTGGCTTAGTGACTTTGATGCTGGTCGGTTTGCAGATTTTTATTTTGTTTGTTAACCAGATAGACGATTTGGGTCGAGCAGACTATGGAATAGTACAAGCCAGTGTTTTTGTGCTTTTGCAGATGCCCTATCAAGTTTATTTGTTTTTTCCTATTGCCAGCTTGCTGGGGTGTTTGATTGGTTTGGGAGTATTGGCTAACCATAGTGAACTGGTTGTCATGCGCGCCGCGGGGATATCTATCGGCCAAATAACAGGGGCGGTATTAAAAGCGTCTCTGATAGTCATTCTATTGATCACCTCTTTAGGTGAAACCGTTGTACCAGTAATGGCGCATTATGCGAATGAATATAAGGTTTCAGCTTTAACAGGAGGGCAGGCTTTGCTGACTCCAAGAGGGGTTTGGGTGCGTAATGGTAATGATTTTGTTTCTATCGCCTCCGTCACGCGCGAGAATACTCTACGCTATGTTAACCAGTTCCGTTTTGATAACCAACATCATTTAAAATTGGCCCGTCAGATAAGTGAAGTAAAATATGTCAACAATTCATGGATAGCTTATGACGTGAAACAAACCGAGTTTGGGGAGGATCATACCAAAGCCTATCATTTCGATGCTTTGCCGTGGGATGTTCCTGTGAAACCGGAAATTCTTAAAATTACTGGTGCCAATCCGGATGAAATGACTCTACGTGAATTAAAGCGCTATTTACGTGAGCAACAACGTAACCATCAAAATGTATCAAATTATAAGTTTGCCTTTTTTCAACGTATTACCCAGCCTTTGAACACTATGGTTATGATGATATTATCTATCCCCTTTATTTTTGGCCCGTTACGTTCGTCAACTATGGGTTCAAAATTACTGGTAGGCGCTATGGTTGGATTCGGGTTTCATATTCTGAATCGATTTTTTGGCCCAGTGAGCATAGTATTCCAGTGGCCACCTGAATTGGCTGCCTTTAGTCCTACTCTTATCTTTTCTTTAATCGGGATTTATTTGATGAGAAGAGTGAGATAA
- a CDS encoding YdcF family protein: MAFIRHLLEYLIHPFFLCVLALGICIFLLWRRLAPAVTKVMLFLVLIILLAMSTGWLPSYLTYQLESRYSIVKAINPNVKWVVVLGGGQNTAEGMPANDLLTSASIKRLIEGVRLFRTLPDAKLLLSGGGSAGEQSEALLLAELTKWFSIDPEKVVIEKVSINTADQARELAAIVHDQSFYLVTSAIHMPRSMALCEQQGLHPIAAPTDFTFFWSTDTWVKMIIPNPYNLAYTSIALHEILGKIWALGFR, encoded by the coding sequence ATGGCATTCATTAGACACTTGCTTGAATACTTGATACATCCTTTCTTTTTATGTGTGTTAGCGTTGGGTATTTGCATTTTTTTACTATGGCGCCGGCTTGCTCCTGCTGTTACTAAGGTTATGTTGTTTCTTGTGTTGATTATCTTGCTTGCAATGAGTACGGGTTGGTTACCCAGTTATTTAACTTATCAATTAGAGTCTCGATACTCTATAGTGAAGGCGATTAATCCGAATGTTAAATGGGTGGTTGTTCTCGGTGGTGGACAAAATACAGCAGAAGGAATGCCTGCAAATGATCTGTTGACCTCCGCGAGTATCAAGCGATTGATTGAAGGTGTTCGATTATTCAGAACTTTGCCCGATGCAAAATTGCTTTTATCGGGCGGGGGATCTGCTGGTGAACAATCAGAGGCTTTATTATTGGCAGAATTAACCAAATGGTTCTCAATCGATCCTGAAAAAGTTGTTATTGAAAAGGTTTCTATCAATACAGCAGATCAGGCACGTGAATTAGCTGCGATAGTGCATGATCAATCCTTCTATCTGGTTACCTCAGCTATTCATATGCCGCGTTCCATGGCATTGTGCGAGCAGCAAGGGTTGCATCCTATAGCGGCTCCAACTGATTTTACCTTCTTTTGGTCTACTGATACTTGGGTAAAAATGATTATACCCAATCCTTATAACTTGGCCTACACTTCAATTGCTCTTCATGAAATCTTGGGGAAAATTTGGGCTTTGGGATTCCGCTAA
- a CDS encoding leucyl aminopeptidase, producing the protein MNYGLTHTPSLTTSECLVLGVFSDLALPDFATAIDNEQQGLIKKLCQRIPEPGNAVWQTDVEGHSLLIIQCGKKEEFSANSLQKRIGEITEALIKQRFSSATVCLPRLNQESAEWQLEQMIVQIDNLRYQLLDFKTKHAKNHKLESVIFHLPGATEKSLEMAKAIVTGVEFCRDLANMPANICTPTYLGEQAFSLSKQFDQISCQVMGPEEIKKMGMGALLAVAQGSDQPPRLIDIHYQGDKNSAPVILVGKGITFDSGGLSIKPANAMDEMKYDMSGAASVLGVIKACALLKLPINLIGIIASAENLISGSAVKSGDIVTTMSGQTVEIINTDAEGRLVLADALTYAEQYNPDFVIDIATLTGAIIVALGNIATGYMTKDEQLAKSIERAANESQDKVWRMPLDEAYQDALDSPLADMINASFDRTAGSITAACFLSRFTEKYRWAHLDIAGTAWISGKKRNATGRPVPLLIQLLRHVANSR; encoded by the coding sequence ATGAATTATGGATTAACTCATACCCCCTCATTAACCACGAGCGAATGTCTGGTGTTAGGCGTTTTTTCAGATTTGGCGCTACCCGATTTTGCAACTGCGATTGATAATGAACAACAGGGGCTTATAAAAAAACTTTGCCAACGAATCCCAGAGCCAGGAAACGCTGTATGGCAAACTGATGTCGAAGGACATAGCCTACTAATCATTCAGTGCGGCAAGAAAGAGGAATTTAGTGCTAATTCACTCCAAAAACGTATAGGGGAAATTACAGAAGCATTAATTAAACAGCGTTTCTCTTCTGCCACCGTATGCTTGCCTCGATTAAATCAGGAATCTGCCGAATGGCAGTTAGAGCAAATGATAGTTCAAATCGATAATTTAAGATATCAACTTCTTGATTTTAAAACAAAACATGCAAAGAATCATAAATTGGAATCGGTCATATTCCATCTACCCGGAGCCACTGAAAAAAGCCTTGAAATGGCCAAAGCAATTGTTACCGGAGTTGAATTTTGCCGTGATTTAGCGAATATGCCGGCTAATATTTGTACTCCGACTTATCTTGGTGAGCAAGCCTTTTCATTATCCAAACAATTCGACCAAATAAGCTGTCAAGTTATGGGGCCAGAAGAAATAAAAAAAATGGGTATGGGGGCATTATTAGCCGTTGCCCAAGGAAGTGACCAGCCCCCAAGATTAATAGATATTCATTATCAGGGAGACAAAAACTCAGCACCGGTAATTCTTGTAGGAAAAGGCATTACATTTGATTCAGGAGGCTTATCTATAAAGCCGGCTAACGCCATGGATGAAATGAAATACGATATGTCTGGCGCCGCCAGTGTGTTAGGGGTTATAAAAGCCTGTGCTTTGCTGAAATTGCCTATTAATCTCATCGGCATTATAGCCAGTGCTGAAAATCTGATTAGCGGCTCCGCTGTAAAATCAGGAGACATTGTGACCACCATGTCAGGACAAACAGTCGAAATCATCAATACCGATGCGGAAGGTCGACTAGTGTTAGCAGATGCTTTGACTTACGCCGAACAATATAATCCTGATTTTGTAATCGATATTGCTACTTTAACAGGGGCGATAATAGTCGCTTTGGGCAATATAGCCACTGGCTACATGACTAAAGATGAACAACTGGCAAAATCAATTGAGCGTGCTGCTAACGAAAGCCAGGATAAAGTCTGGCGTATGCCACTGGATGAGGCCTATCAAGATGCTTTGGATAGTCCTTTGGCTGATATGATTAACGCCAGCTTTGATCGTACTGCAGGAAGTATTACTGCCGCCTGCTTCTTATCACGATTTACTGAAAAATATCGTTGGGCTCATTTGGACATTGCGGGAACAGCCTGGATTTCAGGAAAGAAACGTAATGCAACAGGGCGTCCTGTTCCTTTATTAATTCAATTATTACGCCATGTCGCCAATTCGCGTTGA